The following proteins are co-located in the Lagenorhynchus albirostris chromosome 2, mLagAlb1.1, whole genome shotgun sequence genome:
- the SLC25A33 gene encoding solute carrier family 25 member 33 isoform X1, with protein sequence MATGSQQKENTLLHLFAGGCGGTVGAIFTCPLEVIKTRLQSSRLALRTVYYPQVHLGTISGAGMVRPTSVTPGLLQVLKSILEKEGPKSLFRGLGPNLVGVAPSRAVYFACYSKAKEQFNGIFVPNSNTVHIFSAGSAAFVTNSLMNPIWMVKTRMQLERKVRGSKQMNTLQCARYVYRTEGIRGFYRGLTASYAGISETIICFAIYENLKKYLKEAPLASSTNGTEKNSTNFFGLMAAAALSKGCASCVAYPHEVIRTRLREEGTKYKSFVQTARLVFREEGYLAFYRGLFAQLIRQIPNTAIVLSTYELIVYLLEDHAQ encoded by the exons GTGTGGAGGCACGGTTGGTGCTATTTTCACTTGTCCACTAGAAGTCATTAAGACGAGGTTGCAGTCTTCAAGATTAGCTCTTCGGACAGTCTATTATCCTCAGGTTCATCTGGGGACCATCAGCGGAGCTGGGATGGTGAGACCGACGTCAGTGACGCCTGGACTCTTACAGGTTCTGAA GTCGATCTTGGAGAAGGAAGGACCAAAGTCACTTTTTAGAGGCTTGGGTCCAAATTTGGTTGGAGTTGCACCATCAAG GGCTGTGTACTTTGCATGCTACTCCAAAGCCAAAGAGCAGTTCAATGGCATTTTCGTGCCTAATAGCAATACTGTGCACATTTTCTCAGCTGGCTCTGCAG cttttgtCACAAATTCCTTAATGAATCCTATATGGATGGTTAAAACCCGGATGCAGCTAGAACGGAA AGTGAGAGGCTCCAAGCAGATGAACACGCTCCAGTGTGCTCGCTATGTTTACCGGACAGAAGGCATTCGTGGTTTCTACAGGGGACTAACTGCCTCGTACGCTGGAATTTCAGAAACCATCATCTGTTTTGCTATTTATGAAAATTTGAAGAAGTATCTGAAAGAAGCTCCCTTAGCCTCTTCTACAAATGGGACTGAGAAAAACTCCACAAACTTTTTTGGACTTATGGCAGCTGCTGCTCTCTCCAAGGGCTGTGCTTCCTGTGTCGCTTACCCCCATG AAGTCATAAGGACACGGCTCCGGGAGGAGGGCACcaagtacaagtcttttgtccaGACTGCTCGGCTGGTCTTCCGGGAAGAAGGCTACCTGGCCTTTTATAGAGGACTCTTTGCCCAGCTCATCCGGCAGATACCAAATACTGCCATTGTGTTGTCTACCTATGAGTTAATTGTGTACCTGTTAGAAGACCATGCTCAGTAA
- the SLC25A33 gene encoding solute carrier family 25 member 33 isoform X2 — protein sequence MMFAVGLSNMAFIMLRSILEKEGPKSLFRGLGPNLVGVAPSRAVYFACYSKAKEQFNGIFVPNSNTVHIFSAGSAAFVTNSLMNPIWMVKTRMQLERKVRGSKQMNTLQCARYVYRTEGIRGFYRGLTASYAGISETIICFAIYENLKKYLKEAPLASSTNGTEKNSTNFFGLMAAAALSKGCASCVAYPHEVIRTRLREEGTKYKSFVQTARLVFREEGYLAFYRGLFAQLIRQIPNTAIVLSTYELIVYLLEDHAQ from the exons atgatgtttgctgtgggcttgtcaaatatggcctttattatgttgag GTCGATCTTGGAGAAGGAAGGACCAAAGTCACTTTTTAGAGGCTTGGGTCCAAATTTGGTTGGAGTTGCACCATCAAG GGCTGTGTACTTTGCATGCTACTCCAAAGCCAAAGAGCAGTTCAATGGCATTTTCGTGCCTAATAGCAATACTGTGCACATTTTCTCAGCTGGCTCTGCAG cttttgtCACAAATTCCTTAATGAATCCTATATGGATGGTTAAAACCCGGATGCAGCTAGAACGGAA AGTGAGAGGCTCCAAGCAGATGAACACGCTCCAGTGTGCTCGCTATGTTTACCGGACAGAAGGCATTCGTGGTTTCTACAGGGGACTAACTGCCTCGTACGCTGGAATTTCAGAAACCATCATCTGTTTTGCTATTTATGAAAATTTGAAGAAGTATCTGAAAGAAGCTCCCTTAGCCTCTTCTACAAATGGGACTGAGAAAAACTCCACAAACTTTTTTGGACTTATGGCAGCTGCTGCTCTCTCCAAGGGCTGTGCTTCCTGTGTCGCTTACCCCCATG AAGTCATAAGGACACGGCTCCGGGAGGAGGGCACcaagtacaagtcttttgtccaGACTGCTCGGCTGGTCTTCCGGGAAGAAGGCTACCTGGCCTTTTATAGAGGACTCTTTGCCCAGCTCATCCGGCAGATACCAAATACTGCCATTGTGTTGTCTACCTATGAGTTAATTGTGTACCTGTTAGAAGACCATGCTCAGTAA